In Aegilops tauschii subsp. strangulata cultivar AL8/78 chromosome 3, Aet v6.0, whole genome shotgun sequence, one genomic interval encodes:
- the LOC109747198 gene encoding lachrymatory-factor synthase has translation MAPHGPDGETAPEWRGTVRAAAAGPTPDQAWALLGDFCSLDKWVSLVQTCRRLEGDDGQPGCVRYCAGPVNMAAPGEAVGWSKERLLEVDAAGRSYSYEVVETNKGFGRYRATIGVQPDPAGCAVRWSFEADPVKGWTLEGFVGFLEKLAHGVAKRLEEEIMVNVDGDPAALRVF, from the coding sequence ATGGCGCCTCACGGGCCGGACGGTGAGACGGCGCCCGAGTGGCGCGGCACCGTGCgcgccgcggcggcggggccgaCGCCCGACCAGGCGTGGGCCCTGCTGGGAGACTTCTGCTCCCTCGACAAGTGGGTGTCGCTGGTGCAGACGTGCCGGAGGCTGGAGGGCGACGATGGCCAGCCGGGGTGCGTCCGGTACTGCGCGGGGCCGGTGAACATGGCGGCGCCGGGGGAGGCGGTCGGCTGGTCCAAGGAGCGGCTCCTCGAGGTCGACGCCGCGGGGAGGTCCTACAGCTACGAGGTGGTGGAGACCAACAAGGGGTTCGGCCGGTACCGGGCGACCATCGGCGTGCAGCCCGACCCGGCCGGGTGCGCGGTCAGGTGGTCGTTCGAGGCCGATCCCGTGAAGGGGTGGACGCTGGAAGGCTTCGTGGGTTTCCTGGAGAAGCTCGCGCATGGCGTCGCCAAGAGGCTTGAAGAGGAGATCATGGTGAACGTCGATGGTGATCCTGCTGCTTTGCGAGTATTTTGA